The Syngnathus typhle isolate RoL2023-S1 ecotype Sweden linkage group LG14, RoL_Styp_1.0, whole genome shotgun sequence genome segment gaAGGAGACCTGGCTGAAGATGATTTGAGTGACGTGGAGGTTTTGGTTCTAAGCGAACTACGCGCCCACATTGGAAAGACTGATTGAGAACATGTCGAAGCTTGGGCCCGGTTCACCGCAGAGAACCTCGAGGCCTCACCTACTTCGTGGCCTAGCGGGCCACGGAGAGCCTGGGCCTCGGCTCTCCCCTCCCTCCCAGCTGCCGACGCCAAAGTCACAAGTTGAGCCGAGCGGAGGTCCGCCGGAGACACGGCAGAGGGTGACAGTGATGGGGGGAGGGGAATACATGGCCAGGAGCCAACCTATTGTGTACACGctctcactcagtcactcaacCAGTCGCTACTTGGCGCACCCCTCCCCCCCAACGCTACTTGTTCATCTTTTATACTCCCGACTCGCTCGCTTTGCACTTTGGTGCACACTTCTGTCTTCGCATGCATGTGGCTACTAAACCGCCACCGCCGTCTACTAAACAGACCTCAGCGGCAGTACGGCGTCACAGGAAGCTGCACAGAAACTAACCATACGCAACACAGCAAAAAACCCCTTGAAATCGTTCAAGAGTTCTAAAATGATGGGCAGCTCGCTCAAGTACTTTTTTAGCGTCTGCCTGACAGTTTGCCCTTCTGCAGCCCTGAGGAGGAAGCCCTGTGCATTCCAGAAACATTTCAATTGTCAAAGACGGGACAAAACAAGGCTCATCGCTGCCACTCAGTCAGGAAGCGCTCCCGACATCAGGTTTGGTTATGTAAGGTTCCTGCATGCTTCGGCACACCATAAGCACGGCTCAAACCGTAACAGTTATTTGCAGCCACGACGTGAGCTTTGCATGGGGCTTTAACTAAAGTCAGCAAGGAAACTTAGGAGCTGATGAAACGAGATGAGGTTGCAACTCCAAAGTAGCAAGCGACCTGCAGGCTCCAACATTTCTCTGAAGACCTATGCATTGGTGACTAATGACACGTACGCCGAGCCGAGGCCGGTTCAAAGGTGACCGAGTGAGCTGAGTCAGCTCTCCGTTTTCCACTTCAACTGCCATGGCGTCGCCGCACGCATTTATCTTTCATCACATGACATCAGGCATTCGTCGGCGTGGTCATGTGACACACCCCGCCATTCCTCCGGGCCCCTCCCTCGCCCAACTGCTCCTTCCAATGTGGAAACCATGGCAACGGCCAGTTGGAACCAGTTTGTGACACGTAGTCTTCATTTTGTGTGAGGAGCGAGGCAAAGCTCAGGTGCTGCCGTGGGAGAAAATGGAGCCTGGATGCCCCCACTGTCACATCaactcccccccaccccaacccaGAATGAGCGGCAGCCGCCCAgcccacttcctgtttggcgcTGGCTTGAGTTCGAGAGGAACCTGAAACTCCAGTGGACCACAAGGCATTGAGCTTGAACGCAAAGACACTAAAAATAACTTTATAAGCAAACTCCTCCCCCCTCGCGAGAAAGACGGATCAATGTGCCGTCTGCCACATCGCAAGTGCCATCAGGAAACGCTGATTATGGAAGatggaggaaggaaggagttACGTGCAGACAACACTTATTGTACATGAGGAAATGTTTTCTTATCAGCGTCTTAAAgtgaaagtcaaagtctgccagCAAACAAGATGGAGGAAAGCGCCGTCCGTCCTCACCTTTTGGATGTGCTCATATCAACAGGCTCGTCCCCCGTCTGCACTTCCACCTTGATGGTGGCCTTCACCTCCCCGCTTTTTAAAATGCCGGCCGCCAACTTGGTCGACGGCTCGCTCTTCAGTGTGTCGCCCTCCGCTTCGGCCCTGTCCAGGTCCGAGGGGCTTCCCTCGCCGTCCCCTTTCTCCATCTTGACCCGTTTGGAGTCCACGTCTCCCGTGCTGTCCTTCTCCATGGCCCTCTTCTGGCTGCGCGTTTGGCGCACCGCCTCCTCTGACATGGCTGCTCTCAACCTGGAGAAATGGAAAAGGGAAAACCATGGCcgttacaaacaaacaaaatgctgAGCCAGGACCCGTAACGAGTGTGAGCGCAGAGACGGCATGTTAATCATAAATTCATGCTAACGTAGATCCTCCTCTTTATTTGACTTCAAAATAGCAACCGCCTCAGTCCCTCACCGAGCGTCAAGCAAGACATCAAAGCGTATCATAGCACTTTGCCGATTCAATGCAAATAATATGAAAGAGCTGGAAGCGTTAGAGGATGGCAATCTGATTGGACGCTCAATATGTACTCTGTTTCATTGATTCTGTGACATCACTGCCACAtcaatgcttttattttttttaatctatgatCTCACTTTTTTGAGCTCATTGTGAGTTTGAAAGCTGTCTAATGACTCTATGTGGTGTTCTTTTactgagttgtgtgtgtgtgtgtatcatggGACAGTGATAATGGAGAGAGTGGATCTTGTTTCTATTGATAATTTGTCTTTCACGGGCATTGACAGTGTTCCATTTAGCTAAAACCTTGCAGTCTTAAAAAGGGTCCAGCCTGGATCTTGTCCTACTGCCAGTGCCCCAGATGCTGACCCAAATCTCTTTCAGGACAGTAAGATGATGAAAGCCACTTCTCACATAACCTATTACGCAGCAGAAAGAGTGCAACATTCAAATTTAATCCCAACTAGGGCAGCTGCTGGCCACGAGGCTTCCTCAGCTCTCGAcgccatctaaaaaaaaaaaaaaaaaaaggcaacgtgGTAGAACGACAAGCGTGACATCATCGCATTACATCAATTCAGAAACAGTGAGGTGTCTCGATAAAAACTGGTCCAAACGAGTTGCTCATTGTGGAGATTTACAAGTTCCCATAAAGGACCTACTCAGACAGTAATTACGTTGGCAGGTTTTGGAATGTTCAAATGACGTTCTGAAGCCTGTCAACCAGAATGATAAGTAGGCGCGTCGACGTATCAATGGTGCGCTCAAGCAAAACCCGAAATCAAGTTCTCTCAACAATCAACTCCTCAAAGTAACATGAAACGACTTCTTTCTTCAATTCCAAATGTACAGCGAATGACTCAAACAACGCCAAGCCCCAAACGATGCTTGTAACTATGAACAGCTGAGATGCAGGTCAGCACAAACATGCCAGAAGAAGAAGGGGATGTCATCCTGAGGCTCATCAGTTCCCGTTGCTAAGCAACAAATCCGGTAAACAAAATTGTTGGACATGCACGTGGCGCACATACAGTACACACTTGAGGGTAACTGTGTATGACTGGGTGTGATTGTTGCATCAGTGAGATGCTTACTCCCGGGAGTTTTCCACGTCTCGTCTCTTGGTTTCTTCTATAGGAGCTCTGGAGGCTTGTGGTGTGTTGCGAGTTGTGAGCGCCTCCAGCTCATAGAATTGATTCCAACTTATTCACAGAGGACTGCAATGTCAAATATGGCTACATTCGAAATACTGTACATGCAATGAAACAATTACACTCTCTATTTTACCTCAACTGCTTTTAAGACACAATTCATTCCATATAAATGGACAGAATTCATTGTTGTCATTATCATGGATTATATATGATCATGACAAAATGAGATGCACAAAATAATGTTAGAAGGTAACCTGcaggcttggggggggggggacacatgttggtgaggaaaggggggtggggggtgtcgCGCACATGTGGCGAGTGGAGACGTGATCTAACTGTGCCAAAGTGAAAAACACGCTTCCTTGTCCTGTCACaccgcccacacacacaaaaacagagaaggtaagtatgtgtgtgtgtgtgggtgcgtgtgctCGTACATGATTACGTACGTGCGTGTCCCTCCCTACTGGTTCCGTCCCGAACGGAAAGGGTTAAGCCCCTGCCATTTTAACGCCACTGACGGATCAGACCATTAGGGTGTTACCTAACAAAATGGAAGCCTTTAACCCTGAATTTGCCGGACTGCCAGTGTGTGctcttgtgcgtgtgtgtgagcaagTAAGCGCCCGCGGCCAACTGAAGTCACAGTATGTCAGCACGTGTCCGCCTAGATTCAACGGCAAAACATTTAGGATCACACACAAATGGAAGTGTTTATAATCACTCAATCAAATGATCATCCCAGTCAAATGACAAACGTTCTTCCGAGCTTCTTTATTTTCGGGGGGACCGCACAAGCCTCGGCGCCACATCGAGTAATTGATTCACACTATTAACAGAGCCCATCTTATCGACCAAAAACATTTACTCGCCATAATTAAAAGGAACTGCCACCCGCAGCAGTAATATGAAATTACAGTCAAATCGGTTTCCCTATAATCCTCTAAACCAGAAGCCGCTAACATAACCAAGGGCCGGCCGGGACGCACGCAAACTACTATCAGAttacatttctcaaaaatggATGCAAGCAGGAAGTGACCGGAGAAAACCAAGggacaaaaagaaaagctaAAATGACTCCAACGTGCATCAAACGAGACGAACATTTTTTACTCTCCAtaaaaaacacaatttcggtCAATCACGCCCAAGCAACAAGTGGTGCTATGTAATccagagtggaaaaaaaaacaccataccATGAAACAGTAAACCATGACAGCATTTTGCCAAATGACTAATGTAACTTTTGAATTTAGGAGCTAGATACAAAGTGATTAAAAACATTACATTTGGTTTCTGATAGAAATATAATTGATTGGCAGTATTGCTCCTTCAAGGAAACATCCAGACGTGCAGACAAGACACCATTTCAGGCAATACTGGTCATGCGGGTTCCACTTGGGTAAAAACAGGAGAATGGTAGAGGAAACCCGGGCCCAAACCCGATCCCCGTCTGTTACAAACGGCGCCTGGTGTAAACTCCACACGTACATGTACTAGAGTCTGAAATGGTGAACAGATTAAATAAGAAATGGGTCAGTCAACCGAACGCTGAAGAGTTGCCCTGAGGCGCGTGGGCAAAGCAATACAGTACACTGGTCACAGTCATGTGATGCAACATGGCTATAAAATGGCCGCTTTGccaaagacataaaaaaaaacacagtcaaTAGGAAAGTGTAAACGTGCCAGTACTTGTGCGTGCTGCCAATGTTTTTGGGCGCCACTCTAGTTTCACCAACACTTCCTGTTAACCTTTTTCGTAATGACGGAGCATTCGACCACTTTGTTCAACGGCATTCCACAATGGAAGAAACGAGATGAGAAATGTTTCATCACAGGATGGATCAACAAAACGGTACGACCGCCATATACAAAGCTATCTCTCCAGGTGTCATCGTCATCTTAGCAGGTGCTGGAAATACAAAAACAGTTTCAGATAAAAAGTAGCTCTTGAGTCATGCATGTCTGCTCACATCATTCTCAGTGAGTCTTTTCTATAataagacacccccccccccgccctttgCACACCCCGTGCAAATCCATAGTCCATCATTAAATGCAAAGCGACGTGCCCCAATCGCCAGGCCGAGGGAGGCAATTTGCTCTTGTGTGAAAGGCTCCTTGTTCAGAACTGGGACCTCCGAAATCCAACGActccaaaatattccaaaacaacacacacattattAGGTGCCATACTTGTCGCTAGACACATCTCACCAGACCTCATTTTCAACCAGCATTAAAGGATTAACTCAGCGTGTGCGTTTTCGACGTGAGAAGAGAAGAATTTGCACGGGCAGTTAGCGTGACATAAGACGAGTCATTTAAAGCCATCAAACAAGCATTATTTATTAGCATATCTGCAAATGTGGGTTGTTTCAAACTTTGCTTACACCTTTCCATTGCAATGTTATTTTTTATCAAAGCGGCTGGGCGGGCAAGAGTTTGGTGTATCTGCTTCTCAGTTTTGAGATTCTGTGTTTGAACCTCAGTTTAGGCGTTCttctgtggagtttgcatgttcacaCTGTGCTTCCCGTGGGGTTTCTCCAACATGCTAAAAACATGTTTGTTATGCTCACTGAGGATTCCAAATTGTCCACAGGGAATGAAAGTTAGTATTGCAGAGTCAATGATGGCTGACTATCCCGGAATAAAGGTACTCAAGAGGCACCTTCAAAATACACATATACCCCAAAGTAAATTTGCATTATTTTGATATTGGGATATGTTTCGCTTTGTGAAATGCACATTTTGCTTTGGCTTGAAGCCAGTGCGCAAAAGCCTATTTCAATATGAATGTGATTAGCATTTAAAACAATGGTGTAACGCACCGAGAACAAAGTGTAGTGAGCACAATGATTTGATTACGTGGGCAGTTAATCCGTCGTGGaccaaaaagaagaagacacAACACGTACACCCCGGCGGAGGCACAAGCGTCCACCATTACGCCTCCATCAAAGGTTTTTCACGGTTGAGCTAATATGACAAAGTTTTAGGCTCAATGGTTTTACGGGAGCGTAATAATAGCACCTCGGCGAGCAGAGTGCAaagacacacgcgcgcacacacacaaaaacaagtcTTCCCCCCACGACGATGAGGGAAAGGGGGCTGGTGTTGAAATAAACTTTGATGTTGACAACTTtataaaagtgaagaaaaagagaagaagaagaagaagccatcTCGTGGCTTAGTAACAACAACCTGCCCATCTGTCCGGCTTGTAACACCGTGGCTAACTAAAAGGCGAGCTAACGACCACTGGTCATTAACAGCATCCTTTTGATAATAGTCAAAAAAAATAACACGCTCTCCCCAAGCGGCGAGTTCTCCCTGGGTGTACTAGTGAAACTACCATAAATAAAGACGTGTGATATTTGGCTGGGGGTACGTGTCCGAATAGCGATGCACACGACAGACAATGAAGAGCGACCTGATCCCACGGAGCTAACAAGCTATGTTAGCCTGCTAATGAGCTGATGCTAACTCTCTGGACACTTGCCTGCCCAGACACACTGTCGCTAATTTGATTCTTCACACGGACCAGTCTGGCGTTAATTAAACACGGACATTCGTGCATTTCGCCTACTTTGACGTTATCGCAGCCCACGCGTGGGTTAAACACACGTCATAACTTACTATTGGAGCATCTTATATGAAGTTTCGCCGGTGAAGTTGGTGTTAATATTCCGAGAGTTTGGAGACTACGCACACCGCGGCTGCGTTGAGGTGTGAGTGCACAAACTGTTACCTTGCGCGATGCTGCTAGGCTAGCTGCGAGCTAGCATCGCCGGAGAAAGTTCCCCCGTGTCGTCGCGATGTGATTGTCAATACAAAACGTGGTGGAAGTTGTTACGGAGGAGCAATGCTTGGACTTACGCAGTCCAGCGGGTGCCCGGTTGAGTTCCCCCGTGGTTCCCAGGGGTGTTGATACTTGTATTTTGCTGGATtctgcgtttaaaaaaaaaaataaagaaaaaaaaaaagaaaatccagggGAACCCCTCTCCTCCGTCCGCTGCCACTCCGGTCGCTAATGTTTGCCACCACCACAAGCGACGTCATGCCGCGTTCATAGACACCTCGGAAATGTTGCCTTTCCGACTTCTCtgctgttggggggggggggcatactgCAGAGTTGCACTGACCTCGTGTGTAAATCAAAATAAAGCATGCAACTAAATAGAAGGGTCGCTGATATAATTTCAATAACTGTAAAGACATTTGGAAAAAAtcccattttattttgtgcaatatTTTGGCAAATACAAATATTTGCTGTTGTGTCAACGCAAAATGATTGCCTGGTAAGTGGTCGTCAGTGCGACCTCCACTGGACATAATTAGCAACTACAGTTTAAAGTATGCACACGTCATGAGCCGCCATATACACATAAAATctattaaatttaaaatataaaaagattTTGTCTAACATTGCAACAGTAAACATCCCTCTGCAATATTTGCGTATGTACTGCTTTTATGtagatataaataaatacatttgcaatGACAATGTTTATTTCATGGTTTTTATTGGAAAATTATTGAAAACATCATGAGCATTAAAAACATATTCATTGATAGAGTATAACTAGTACTCAAGCTTAAACTGTGTCATAAACTGAGTGCCATAAATACCAAGCGTTGAAATCTCTACATCGTTAGGGCTAAAAATACATGACACCTTACTAAACTGACTTTATAAAATGTCGCTGTACAATAAAAGGTTGAATGAGTGGTGAATTTATAAGCACAGTCTGCAAAGAACATAATTGAGAAGAACGAATAGGGACCAATTGAGCGTAACAAaaatgtatgtaaaaaaaactgAGAATAATGGTTAACTAAAAAACATAAGTTGATTTGTAAAAATTTATATATTATGGAAAGTGTGGCAAAAACAAACTGACATAAACCACTGCAGGATGTCAGATCCATACATGAACACTGAAATTTCTTAGAAACGCACCCTAACTCTAATttagcaaaacaaaatgcaacatTCCAACTGATTATTTTGTGTGAAAATATATTACAAGAGGTCTTTTTACTTCTCTATTATGGATTTTGTGCAAAAAATATCTACCGAGTATATCTTAGTCGCAAACCCAGGTCAGAAACTAATGTACAAGGAATTCAACATCAGTAACTTCCATGCAAATGGAAACAAAGGCATccatacaacaacaaaacaacgaaAGCATGATGTCAAATATTTAACAtacaaaaatatgaataaattaatttgtttCTACATCTTTACTACCCTTCTACCAATCACCCCGTCTTCCTTGCTAATAAAAAGGAAAGCTGGCAAatgtagagggggggggggggctttctgGTTGACGTGAAGCTCTTAAGTAGGGGGTGGAGAACTTTTATGTCATATTATATAAAATCTTTTGAACAAACGTTAGTGATGGTATATTAAGAGCACATGTGGGTGAAATGTTTGGGAGCTTCTTATGATGATTTTGCTATTAGTTTTTACAATTGCAAGGTGAGAGAAGACAAGTGGTCCACCCCTACTTGAAATCCAATCCAAATTCCACGCCCTGACCCAACCAGATGACGACAGTAGTGGTAATTGATTTACAGTATATTAAAACTGTGATAGTAGTGAACTGGGAAATTAAAAATTCACTTAGATCTTGACCAACAACGATCTGGTTACCAACTTTCTTAGACTATGTTGTGATAATGTACCAGCTGCACGTCCACagtgagtcacacacacacacacaaacacacacatacacacagtctTCCTCATAGCAGGCTTGCAAGACTGGTAGTGGGACCATTCTGGGCTTGTATCTGGACAGGAGGAGGGCCGTCAGTCCactataaagcaaaaaaaaaaaaaaaggtgcatgGGTACATGTTTTCAAAGCATCCATGTATCTACAAGACCAGCTTGGAagtcaatttgtttttattcccaCAGGGAATTCTACCATACAAAAAACTCAAGGTATTTAGCATTCCTATCATAACAATAAGTATTAAGAGAAGTTAAGCACTGTATaatcaaactaaaataaaatgctaCTCGCTTTTTTAAGACGATGGttgaaaacaaaattgtttGATTTTGACTTTCTAATAAAAGAGCATTGGGGAGAGATGGAAAGTCCTTCACGTACGCTGATAAGGTTGTGCTCGGGGAGGCTGCAGGCGGCGATGTGGTCctgcagcagctgctgggagaAGTTCTGGTGCATCTGAGCTGCTTCGTGGGCATCCATGGTGTTCCCAAGTGCCTTGTTCAAATCTGTAAGTGAAAGATGTGGTCAAAATTTGATTACGTcatgcaaagaaaaagaaaaactgaaatGAACACAAGTAGTACCTTTCAACAACGCCGAGGACCAAAGCTGCACGGACATGTCAGGGATCTTGCTGGCCAGCTGCATGGCCGGTACCACCATGTTGTTGCTTTCCTGCATGGAACAAAGCAGAATGGAAAAACAATCAGCCACAGTTGAACTTTTCAATCGTTTCAATTAATTTCATTCATAGATTGAAATGAACTTCGCAATAGATGAGGAGAAAGAAAGGTGAATGAAACTCTCACGTGTCACCTGCCCAACTAGAAATTGCTAGTAACCTTGACAACCCAACAGACGCATTCGGCTCAATAATTCTGTCTTACTCTGTGGTTGCCCAGCACATAGAAGATGTGGCCCAGCAGAACCAGCGAGCAAGCAGTCAGTCTGTTCAAGTCCTCGGCGTTAGACATCTTCAAGGTTTCTCTCAAGAAGCGTCtggaaagagaagaagaagaatatgAACGCGTCAAGGGCTTGTCTTtgtggaggaaaaaagaaatcaatcaataaacaaGTCCTCCTACTTTGCTTCATTGTAGCGTCCTTGGAAGAAGGACAGCAGTCCCCGGATGTAGAAAGCAGCGGCGCGGAGGCAGTGTGAGCTAACCAAAGACCAAGATATTATTACCACTACGTTGTACTTTACAAAGTCTCTTTAACTGCTGGATattacacacacgttttgtttcatagcttgATGAAGATGTTTTAAATAGAATATCAAAACCTTCAACAAATTCAACATCATCTTACCTTACTGGGAAGTTGTGGTCTGGATTTATCCTCTCCAGGAGGCTGTACAACTGGAGGAGAGAGTAGTCATGCATTATATAATTACCATATCAACGTAACTAGATTGCATGGTTTCTTCGATGAGTTAAGAAATTTGGATCGCTTGTCATAAATCATTCATAGCGCCCTCTGGTGGGAGAACTGTGCTACTGACAACATGGGCCTGGTCATTCAACCGAATTGAAGCGTAGAATTTAAATGTGCAAAGTTCACTTCAGaagattcatccattcattgtcTGCAGGAGCTTATCTTAGCCAATTTTGGATGAAAAGTACAAACGAACTTTGATCTGTTAGGCGgtttaatatttttcttttccacactGCATTTCACTGTCATACCTCTTGGTGTCTGTTGCCTTCCCGAATATAAACGCTGGCCAAATTGGTGACGATATAAGTCCACAGCTCCTGGTGTGTGGTGAGCTGCAACACAGGAGTGCCACATTTCACTCAGCGGGAGTGAGACTCCACCCGGCAGCCGAGAAATGATCCAAACacataaagcaaaaaaataaaaaagggatgtGCCTACCCGCAAGGCCGTGGTAAACTGTGCCTCTGCATTATCCATGCAGTTCACCGAGATACAGTAGAGGCCCTGGCAGAAGCAGAAAAATCAAttgactcgtttttttttttttagaagtaaAACCTACACCATTAAAAACTCGGCTCGAAAATACTCACTAATAAAGTGTGGAGCTGGGCAGCGTGGTTAGTGAATAACCTGGGAGACTGTTGGCAAAGCTGACACACTTGCGAGATCTGGAAGGAGAGAAAGCGCGTCGGAGTGTTCATTTGGCAAATATGAAGCGGGATATGCAGGGCAGAGGTCGCACATACCTCCTGTAGCGCAGTGGCCTTGTGGCCAGTGACGAGCCTGCACATGATGATATGCTCCAGTAGAATGACTTGAAAGGTAGAGAGGATGGGGCTGCAGTCTAACACTATCAAGAGAAATAAAGAATGTCGTGAGGAGGTGGTTCCGCTACCATTGTTTGCCCAAAGCGGAAGAACTCGCTCACTTTTTAATTTCTCTAGTTGCATTAGCGCTTTGTCCGTGTACTTCTGTGCTTTCTCCAGGTAACCCGCCTGCATGGAGTGCATCACCGTCACCTGTTGGCGGCGCACCAAATGATTTCAAATGGCTGCGCTACATGACTGTTTGTGCTTAACCATCAACATAACTCCAATGCAATGCTCACCAGGTAAACAAGGACACACATGTGCTCCTTTGGGAGCCAATGAAAGAGGTCGGCGGGGTTGCTGGGAAGAATCTCGTCGTCGTGGAGCGTCGAGATGGTCTGGATGCACTGCTGCAGCTGCTTCAGACACGGCTTCACACTCTTCACCTGAGGGAA includes the following:
- the mau2 gene encoding MAU2 chromatid cohesion factor homolog produces the protein MASNVEAPERWYLALLGFAEHFRTSSPPKIRLCVHCLQAVFQFKPPQRIEARTHLQLGSVLYHHTKNSDLARSHLEKAWYISQQVPQFEDVKFEAASILSELFCQQNLVDSAKPLLRKAIQISQQTPYWHCRLLFQLAQLHTLEKDLVSACDLLGVGAEYARVVGSEYTRALFLLSKGMLLLMERKLGEVHPLLTLCGTIVENWQGNPIQKESLRVFFLVLQVTHYLDAGQVKSVKPCLKQLQQCIQTISTLHDDEILPSNPADLFHWLPKEHMCVLVYLVTVMHSMQAGYLEKAQKYTDKALMQLEKLKMLDCSPILSTFQVILLEHIIMCRLVTGHKATALQEISQVCQLCQQSPRLFTNHAAQLHTLLGLYCISVNCMDNAEAQFTTALRLTTHQELWTYIVTNLASVYIREGNRHQELYSLLERINPDHNFPVSSHCLRAAAFYIRGLLSFFQGRYNEAKRFLRETLKMSNAEDLNRLTACSLVLLGHIFYVLGNHRESNNMVVPAMQLASKIPDMSVQLWSSALLKDLNKALGNTMDAHEAAQMHQNFSQQLLQDHIAACSLPEHNLISWTDGPPPVQIQAQNGPTTSLASLL